The sequence below is a genomic window from Schistocerca gregaria isolate iqSchGreg1 chromosome 5, iqSchGreg1.2, whole genome shotgun sequence.
TTTTTGTTCATTGGTGTGATTTGTAATAATGTCGTGTGATAGCTAAATTGCCTTGTTTTATGGAAACGAGTGCAGCCGTTCTTTTGTGTGGCAGAGGGGGCAGCAGCGACTGCGGGGCGTCCATCGTGAGCAGCATCTATGCGCTGACCTCTGCCCGCTGCGTCGTGGAGGGCGATATCTACAGCATGCAGGTCCGGGCCGGCAGCTCGAGCCGGGGCAGCGGCGGCTCGTTGTACACGGTCACGGTCATATTCTGGCACGCTAGCTTCGACGGCTTCGACAACGACATCGGCGGGCTGCGCGTCTCCGAGCCCTTCGTCTTCGGCCCCGACGTGCAAGCCATACCCGTCACCTGGAACGAGACGGCAGTAGGGAGCCCCGCCACGGTCGCCGGTTGGGGCGTCTCCTCGTCCGACGGCAGTCTCCCCTCTGAGCTCCAGGCAGTCACCGTCGAAATAATAGACACCGCCGCATGCAATGCCACCTACGGGAACCTCACCATCAACATGATCTGTGCCGGAGTGAGTGAAGGCGGCAAGGACTTCTGTGCGGGCGACGAGGGCAGTGCCCTAGTGTCCGGTTCGGAGCAAGTGGGAATCGTCTCCTGGAACAGCGGATGTGGGCTACCCGGCTATCCTGGCGTCTATACCTATGTTGTACCCTTGCGCAACTGGATTTATGGAATTCTTGGTGGAGTCTAATGCACCTGTTTAATGTATCATCTCGCTGCTAGTGTACAGaatatcatctctctctctctctctctctctctctctctctctctctctctctctctctctcactctctctccactTGTAAACAAGCAACATTTTCAATAAAGTACACTATACAGTCAATTCGGCTCCCAGGTTTCTCTTATTAATGTACATTAAGTATTATACGCGACACtgtcgatatacactactggccattaaaattgctacacgaagaagaaatacagatgataaacgggtattcattggacaaatatattatacaagaactgacatgtgattactttttcacgcaatttgggtgcatacatcctgagatatcagtacccagaacaaccacctctggccctaataacggccttgatacgcctgggcattgagccaaacagagcttagatggcatgtacaggtacagctgctcatgcagcttcaacacgataccagagccagttgctcggccaccattgaccagacgtttgcaattggtgagagatatggagaatgtgctggccagggcagcagtcgaacattttctgtatctagaaaggcccgtacaggacctgcaacatgcggtcgtgcattatcctgctgaaatgtagggtttcgcagggatcgaatggagggtaaagccacgggtcgtaacacatctgaaatgtaacgtccactgtccaaagtgccgacaatgcgaacaagaggtgaccgagacgtgtaaccaatggcaccccataccatcacgccgagtgatacgccagtatggcgatgacgaatacacgcttccaatgtgcgttcaccgcgatgtcgtcaaaacacggatgcgaccatcatgatgctgtaaacagaacctggatttatccgaaaaaatgacgttttgccattcgtgcacccatgttcgtctttgagtacaccatcgcaggcgctcctgtctgtgatgcagcgtcaagagtaaccgcagccatggcctccgagctgatggtccatgctgctgtaaacgtcgtcgaactgttcttgcaaatggttgttgtcttgcaaacgttccaatctgttgactgagggatcgagatgtagctgcacgatccgttagagccatggggataagatgcctgtcatctcgactgctagtgatgtgaggctgttgggatccagcacggcgttccgtattaccctcctgaacccactgattccattttctgctaacagtcattggatctcgaccaacgcgagcaacaatcgtgataggctataatccgacctttatcaaagtcggaaacgtgatggtatgcatttctcctccttacacgaggcatcacaataacgtttcaccaggcaacgccggtcaactgctgtttgtgtatgagaaatcggttggaaactttcctcatgtcagcacgttgtaggtatcgccaccgacgccaaccttgtgtgaatgctctgaaaaactaatcatttgcatatcgcagcatcttcttcgtgtcggttaaatttcgcatctgtagcacgtcatcttcgtggtgtagcaattttaatggccagtaatgtatttcagagaatgTAGCGTTCTGAGACATATTTTATTCCTGGCATCAAGGAGATGTCGGCGCATTAACTGCGGTGGAACCTTTAACTTCATGTGTAAACAGGAGATGTGCCTTCGACCAGCCAGCTGCGATAAGGAAGAATAAGTGATGGTCATACGAACGCAGTGTGTCAGCGTTgctgtgtcacaaatcgcagtggagcaacatctctaaagcaAATGTTCAGACACTTTCCaggatgttttgaagaagagaaaagggtATGCAAATTTTTTTCCCTCAATTATTGgctcccgaacaaaaacaacgacccGTGGACGGCCGCGGCGACTGGACTGAAATGCAAGAATTGGACAATTCCTTTCTGTAAGAAATCACATAGGGTGACGAGGCTTCCTGTTATGAATACAAACCACCACAAAATGACAATGTGTTGGAATTCTCATGAACAACCAACACTTTGTACGACGTAACCGACATTCTAGGCAATGTGACGCGCGAAATGAACGACACCCCAAAGAAGAACTTTTCTGATAGTTTCACAGGTGTGTATTAACGTTCTATGCGTTGCGATAGATGtagggagactatgtagaacacctgaagcattcatTACAACCGCCATATTGCCGTTTCTCTATTACTTACTAATCCATCCTCGAAACTTTTCGGGGTGACAGGGTACACATACAGATTCTTTCAAAAaacactttacaactttaaaaattcatataaatttgttGAACGAAGCTATAGAACTGAGTTTAGtgatattttgtagggaaacacatcaaggttTTTTTTACCTTGAACTGAAGATGTTGtacgtggcttccgttggttatgctGCACACATCCCAATGGAAATCAATTTCTTCCCTAACTTGcggtagcattgcaggtgtaacttgttcAGTGGCcgcgtaaattcttgctctgagTTCAGGCAGAGAAGCCGGCACAGTAGGTACAAACACGATACCCTTGATGAATCCCCAcaaaaaaatcgagtggtgtcaggtctggggaaagtcggggccatgcaattggcgtatcacggccaatccattgacctggaaagtgcTCACTGAGAAAATGCcagacgtcagccaggtagtggggtggttcACCATCTCGCATGAAGAAAACATTTCgtccttggtcatcctcatcgtACTGtgctatcaaaaattgttgtaacacatccaggtacacta
It includes:
- the LOC126272737 gene encoding trypsin alpha-3-like; this encodes MSRLGQLALLALALSAAGAYAAIRDLAIPSRPRLSGRIVGGAPANITQFPWQLYFITGGSSDCGASIVSSIYALTSARCVVEGDIYSMQVRAGSSSRGSGGSLYTVTVIFWHASFDGFDNDIGGLRVSEPFVFGPDVQAIPVTWNETAVGSPATVAGWGVSSSDGSLPSELQAVTVEIIDTAACNATYGNLTINMICAGVSEGGKDFCAGDEGSALVSGSEQVGIVSWNSGCGLPGYPGVYTYVVPLRNWIYGILGGV